Part of the Listeria innocua genome is shown below.
ACTGCGCCAAATCGGCGTTCGTGATGAAGCGAAATTGCTTGGCGGAATTGGCCCATGTGGTCGTATGCTTTGCTGTTCCACTTTCCTAGGCGACTTCGAACCAGTTTCTATCAAAATGGCTAAAGACCAAAACTTGTCCCTTAATCCAACGAAAATCTCTGGCTTATGTGGACGCTTAATGTGTTGTTTGAAATACGAGAATGATGAATATGAGCAAGCAAAACGTGAAATGCCAGATGTTGGTGTAAAAGTAAAAACTCCAGAAGGCGTAGAAGCACGTGTTTCGGGAATCAACTTGCTGTCTAGAATCCTACAAGTGAGTTTGCCCGAAGAAGAGACGGTTATAGAATACGAATTGGATGAGTTACGTCCATATAACGAATTTCTAAAACAACCGGCAAAGTCTTGAGGTGAAAAAATTGGATAAAAAAGCTATTTTTGACTCAGTCAGCAATATGGAGGAGCAAATTGGCGAATTGTATCAGCAACTTGGAGATCTAAAGACAAACTTAGGCGAAATGTTGGAAGAGAATAACCGGTTAAACCTTGAGAATGAGCATTTACGACGCAGACTTTCTTTGACGGATGAAGTGGCTCCTGAACCAGTGGCCGAAGAAGAGGCAGTTCATGGAGTGATGGCGCCGAATCGCAAAGAAGCGATGCAACAAATGATTGAACTCGGGGAAGGTTATGATAATCTTGTCCAACT
Proteins encoded:
- the yabA gene encoding DNA replication initiation control protein YabA, whose product is MDKKAIFDSVSNMEEQIGELYQQLGDLKTNLGEMLEENNRLNLENEHLRRRLSLTDEVAPEPVAEEEAVHGVMAPNRKEAMQQMIELGEGYDNLVQLYKEGFHVCNVHFGSPRGNDEDCLFCLSLLNKK